The nucleotide window GGCAGTGCCATCAGATCCGATATCATGTGCCCATGCATCTGTCACCGAAGCACCACCTACCAGTACCAGATATTTTTTACGCAAAGAGCGGTTCTCGAGCAGGTTGACCAGGTCTTTCATGTAGGGCATGGATGTGGTGAGTAATGCAGATACGGCGATTATCTGCGCACCGATTTCCTCTGCCTTGTCCACGATGGTCTTGAGCGGTACATCCACACCCAGGTCAGTAACAGAGAATCCGGCGGCTGTTAGCATAGATGCAACGATATTTTTGCCGATATCATGGATGTCGGTCTGTATCGTGCCAATGACCACCTTACCAGTTGCCTGACCGGAGAGAGAAAGGTTTCTCCCGGCTAACGATGGGTTGAGGATCTCCATGGCAGCTTTCATGGCTCGCCCGGCAAGCATCAGCTCAGGTAGGAAAAAGTCACCTGATTCGAAGCGCTTGCCGACTTCATCTGCACCAGACATCAAGCCTTCATTAAGAATTTGAAGCGGGTCAAGACCCGCCTCCAGTGCAGCCCGTGTGGCAGCGGTAGCTGTTGCACTTTCGCCATCAATAACAGCCTGGGTAATCTGAGCGATTAGTTCCTTATCTGACATAAGCACCGTCCTCGGTAGTATTTTTATTGATGATTACATCACGACTTGCCACAATACGTCCTTCTCGCACTACCAGCCGCTTAATTGGCTGGATCTGCAATGCCGCTTGGGCAGTCATAGCTTCGAGCAAGACAAAGTTTGCGGGCTTGCCAACCATTATGCCATATTCTTGCAGGTTCAGGGCGTGTGCAGCCCGGCTGCGTGGCATGTCGAAAGCAGTTTGGATTTCCTCCGGGCAGGTGAGATGGGCAACGACCGAAGTGACCATAGCAACTTCCAGCATGTCCATGCGACCGAAGGGGAAGAACAGGTTACTGATGTCGTCTGAGCCGCAGCTCACATTAACACCTGCCTTAAGCAGCTGCTTGACGCGTGTGATACCGCGTCGCACAGGCTGCTGATCGTACCTGCCTTGAAGGTATAAATTAATAAGTGGGTTGGTGATAATGTTTATCCGCGCTTGGGCAACTTTCTCGATCACCTGTGCAGCATAGTCATCCGGGTAAGCGGCTAATGCGCAACAGTGCCCAGCAGTGACCCTGCCTTCATAACCGTGGCAAAGGGTGGCGTCGGCAAGCAACTCTAACGTATGCGAGTTGGGGTCATCGGTCTCGTCTATGTGCATGTCGATATCAGCATCGAACTCCTCTGCTATTTCAAACAGGAGCTCAATGTGGCGGGCCGAATCATCAGGTGATGCTTCTGCGTGTGGCATACCTCCGACCACATCTGCACCAGCTTGCATAGCTGCTCGCATGAGCTGGATGCTCTCGGGGTCAGCAATCAATCCAAGCTGTGGAAAAGCAGCGATCTGCACGTCCACCAGGCCATGGAATTCTTCTTTAGCTTTCAGGATAGGATAAAGAAGCTTGAGTTTAGAGACTGAGTCGATATCGGTATGGCTGCGAATATACCCGGTACCATTCTGCAGAGCCAGACGCAGGGCGCGGCAGGCTTTATCGTAAACATCTTCGACGGATCGGCTCTGTTTCACGCGGGCATTGATCTGGATAGCCTCCTCCAGTGTCCCCGATAAGTTGGGGGGTTCAGAGAGGAATGCACAATCAAGGTGGTGATGAGGATCGATGAAGAGCGGTGAAGCCATCGTACCGCTGACATCGATAACGCGGCAATCATCCGTGGATAAACTTGGACCAATTTGGCTCATAATCCCCGAGCGGACGGCAATATCCATAGCAACTGGTTTGCTTTCGAAGATAACGTTGTGGAATAACAGGTTTTCAGGCATGCTAAGGCTTTGGCAATTTACAAAAATCAAAAGTTATGTTATTCAACATTTGCGGGAGTGTCACCCTTGTTTGACTGGATGGCCCCAAGGACTCGCTCAGCGGTGAGTGGGATTGAATATAGTGGAACACCGATAGCATCAATGACTGCGTTCAGGATTGCTGGCGCAGTCGGAGTCAAGGGGGGTTCGCCGAGCCCTTTGGCACCATACGGCGCAAAAGGCTCAGGTACCTCGACAATTTTCACGGTTAGCTCGGGCACATCTTTTGAAGTGGGGATAAGATACGTGCCCAGGTTGAGGTTGCGAGTGGCACCGTGATCGACAAGCAACTCTTCCATTAGGGCATATCCTAATCCCATGATGACACCACCCTCGATTTGCCCGCGTGCTCCACCGGGGTTGATAATCTTACCCGCATCCTGCACGGCAACCAGTTTCTCGAGGCTGACTTGGCCGGTCTCCATGTCTACCACCACTTGGGCGATCTGGGTACCAAAGGTGAACACCGAGGTCGCATATGGATAGCTGCCAGGAGGTAGCTGCTCGGGGTATTCCATGGCGTAATAGCCATCAGCATGTAACTGGCAATCCTTTTCTATGGCTTTTGCGACCAACTCAGGAATTGTGATCGAGAGTAGTTCACCTTCAGCCAGAAGCTGACCTTGCTTAATCTGTAATATTTCCACAGATAGCCCAGTCAACTCACTGGCAGCTTGGAGAAGGGTTTCACGAATAGGTTGGGCAGCACGCAGCACAGCATTCCCCGAGACAAAGGTCTGGCGGCTGGCTACAGATGGCCCAGCGTCGAAGGTGCGGTCAGTGTCTGGGGTAACCACCTTGACTGCTTCGAGCGTGACACCTATCCCCTCAGCCGCGATCTGAGCCAGGACGGTGTGGACTCCCTGGCCCATGTCTGCAGCACCCGTGTGCAGGATGAGGCTGCCGTCGGGAAGCATATCCAGCGTTACCGCCGCATGATCGGGTACGTTGCGCCCCATACCGATACTGAACCAGATGGATGCCATACCCCACCCGCGGCGCAGGTGGGGAGCAGGTTGCTGAGCTAAACTCCTGCGCTCCTGCCAGCCTGAGAGCCGGGCGGCTTCGTTAAGACAGGTTTTCATACCGCCAGCCTCCCGTAGGGTGACACCGGTGGGAACCTGCATACCGGTCTCCATTCCATTGCGCAAGCGGATCTCAAGCGGGTCAATATTAATGGCGCGCGCCAGGGCATCCATCTGTGCTTCGCAAGCGAAGGCAGCTTGGGGGATACCATAACCGCGCATGGCACCACAGATCGGGTTGTTGGTAAAGACGGTATAAGCTTCCAGTCGGGCATTGGGCACAAAATATGGACCGCTCAATGTAGCTGCCACGAAATTCATCACATCCCGTCCGGCGTTAAGGTAAGGGCCTGTATCGCCGATTGCCATGGCATGGACTGCGGTCAACTTTCCATCCTGGGTAATTCCGCTGCGTATGCGGATGGTCACCGGATGGCGTTTCACATGGGTGAGGATGGAGTCTTCGCGGGAGCGAACCAGGCTAACCGGACGCCCTGAAGCTTGTGCTAAGAGCGCAGCATGGATCTGGACATGCGCTTCATCTTTGCCGCCGAATGCACCGCCGATATGGGGGGTGATTACCCTGACCTTATTCTCAGGCAGCTTGAGCGAACGGGCGATCTGTATGCGGTCACGATGGGGTGCCTGGCAGGAGGAAAACACGACCATCGTGCCGTCACTATCGGGATAAGCCACTGCGCCTTCAGTCTCCAGGAAGGCATGCTCAACCAGGGGTGTGGAAAAAGTATTTTCAAGGATGATATCGGCTTGTCTGAAGCCAGTTTCGATATCCCCATAATTAATAACCAGGTGGTCAGCGATGTTCCCGTGATTGGGCCACACCTGTTGCGCACCCGGCTGCATCGCCTCAACAGCATCAAATATTCCGGGAAGTGGTTCGTATTCCACCTGGATGGACTCCAGGGCCGACTGAGCAGCGTCTTCGTTCTCTGCTGCGATCGCTACCAGGGCATCACCCTGGTAACGCACAACCTCGTTGACTAGCAAGGGCTGGTCAGCAGGCTGGGCGTATAAATAGCTATTCTCGCCGGGGATATCGTGTGCGGTAAGGACGGCGACCACACCAGGCATGGCCCGGGTAGAGTTAACATCCAGCCGGGCAATGCGTGCACAAGGATACTTTGTGTAAAGCAGCTTGCCAACCAACATGCCTGGCAAGCGGATATCCGGGCAGTAGCGCGCCTGCCCGGTGACGATCTCGCGACTGGCATACGCCCTGGTTGGTTTACCGATTACACCGTACTTGGTCATCGGTGGACCTCGTTTATCTCAACAGCAGCATGGACAGCTTTCACAATCGCCTGGTAGCTTCCGCAACGGCACAGGTTACCAGAAATTGCCTCTCGAATCTGGCCTGCAGTGGGATTGGGATTGGTGAGCAGCAAGGCGTAACATGACATCAGCATACCTGGGGTGCAGAAACCACATTGCATGGCCCACTGATCGGCGAACTGCTGCTGTAACGGATGGAGTGTGTCATCTTGCGCCAGTCCTTCAATGGTGATGACTACCGTTCCCTCCGCCTGAGCTGCCAGCACCAGGCAAGCATTGACTGCCAGACCATCCATGACAACGACACAGGCTCCGCAGTCCCCTGCCCCACAACCTTCCTTGGTGCCTGTCAAACCAAGCCTATCTCGCAGCAGTTCTAGCAGTGTGCAGCCAGATTCAACTTTGACCGTAAGCGACTGCCGATTGACAACCAGGTGGAGTTCGATTTCAGGCATGCACCAACTCCGGGGAATAGTCATAAATGGCCAGATTAATTGCCCGTCTGGTCAAGACTTCGACCATTTGGCTCCGGTAATCAGCACTTGAACGCAGGTCCGAGATGGGGTCTGCTGCCTGGCGAGCTGCCTTGGCAGCCTGTTTTATTACCGAACCATCCAAAGGGTTGGAGAGAAGGATTGACTC belongs to Anaerolineales bacterium and includes:
- a CDS encoding cytosine deaminase (Catalyzes the deamination of cytosine to uracil and ammonia); the protein is MPENLLFHNVIFESKPVAMDIAVRSGIMSQIGPSLSTDDCRVIDVSGTMASPLFIDPHHHLDCAFLSEPPNLSGTLEEAIQINARVKQSRSVEDVYDKACRALRLALQNGTGYIRSHTDIDSVSKLKLLYPILKAKEEFHGLVDVQIAAFPQLGLIADPESIQLMRAAMQAGADVVGGMPHAEASPDDSARHIELLFEIAEEFDADIDMHIDETDDPNSHTLELLADATLCHGYEGRVTAGHCCALAAYPDDYAAQVIEKVAQARINIITNPLINLYLQGRYDQQPVRRGITRVKQLLKAGVNVSCGSDDISNLFFPFGRMDMLEVAMVTSVVAHLTCPEEIQTAFDMPRSRAAHALNLQEYGIMVGKPANFVLLEAMTAQAALQIQPIKRLVVREGRIVASRDVIINKNTTEDGAYVR
- a CDS encoding (2Fe-2S)-binding protein; this encodes MPEIELHLVVNRQSLTVKVESGCTLLELLRDRLGLTGTKEGCGAGDCGACVVVMDGLAVNACLVLAAQAEGTVVITIEGLAQDDTLHPLQQQFADQWAMQCGFCTPGMLMSCYALLLTNPNPTAGQIREAISGNLCRCGSYQAIVKAVHAAVEINEVHR
- a CDS encoding xanthine dehydrogenase, which gives rise to MTKYGVIGKPTRAYASREIVTGQARYCPDIRLPGMLVGKLLYTKYPCARIARLDVNSTRAMPGVVAVLTAHDIPGENSYLYAQPADQPLLVNEVVRYQGDALVAIAAENEDAAQSALESIQVEYEPLPGIFDAVEAMQPGAQQVWPNHGNIADHLVINYGDIETGFRQADIILENTFSTPLVEHAFLETEGAVAYPDSDGTMVVFSSCQAPHRDRIQIARSLKLPENKVRVITPHIGGAFGGKDEAHVQIHAALLAQASGRPVSLVRSREDSILTHVKRHPVTIRIRSGITQDGKLTAVHAMAIGDTGPYLNAGRDVMNFVAATLSGPYFVPNARLEAYTVFTNNPICGAMRGYGIPQAAFACEAQMDALARAINIDPLEIRLRNGMETGMQVPTGVTLREAGGMKTCLNEAARLSGWQERRSLAQQPAPHLRRGWGMASIWFSIGMGRNVPDHAAVTLDMLPDGSLILHTGAADMGQGVHTVLAQIAAEGIGVTLEAVKVVTPDTDRTFDAGPSVASRQTFVSGNAVLRAAQPIRETLLQAASELTGLSVEILQIKQGQLLAEGELLSITIPELVAKAIEKDCQLHADGYYAMEYPEQLPPGSYPYATSVFTFGTQIAQVVVDMETGQVSLEKLVAVQDAGKIINPGGARGQIEGGVIMGLGYALMEELLVDHGATRNLNLGTYLIPTSKDVPELTVKIVEVPEPFAPYGAKGLGEPPLTPTAPAILNAVIDAIGVPLYSIPLTAERVLGAIQSNKGDTPANVE